A region from the Hypericibacter adhaerens genome encodes:
- the pip gene encoding prolyl aminopeptidase: MADGAFYPQIDPYDTGMLAVGGPHQIYWEQSGNPKGVPVVFLHGGPGAGASPAHRRFFDPAHYRVVIFDQRGAGRSKPLGEIQDNNTPQLVADIERLRQHLKIQRWHVFGGSWGSTLAIAYAEHHADRVMSLCLRGIFLCRRSEIDWFLYGIRHFMPEAWRDFAEHIPASERHDLLRAYYKRLTDPNPEIYMPAARKWSVYEARSCTLLPSPETVEAFASDVVALGIARMEAHYFSHDIFLPDNFLLDNIGRIRQIPAVVVQGRYDLVCPPDTADDLRRAWPEAEYVIVPDAGHSAMEPGIRANLVSAMDRFRSIK; encoded by the coding sequence ATGGCTGACGGCGCATTCTATCCGCAGATCGACCCTTATGACACCGGCATGCTGGCCGTGGGCGGTCCGCACCAGATCTATTGGGAGCAATCGGGCAACCCCAAGGGCGTGCCCGTGGTCTTCCTGCATGGCGGCCCGGGTGCCGGCGCCAGCCCCGCGCACCGGCGCTTCTTCGATCCGGCGCATTATCGCGTCGTGATCTTCGACCAGCGCGGCGCCGGACGCTCCAAGCCGCTGGGCGAGATCCAGGACAACAACACGCCCCAGCTCGTCGCCGACATCGAGCGGCTGCGCCAGCATCTGAAGATCCAGCGCTGGCATGTGTTCGGCGGCTCCTGGGGCTCGACGCTCGCCATCGCCTATGCCGAGCACCATGCCGACCGCGTCATGAGCCTCTGCCTGCGCGGCATCTTCCTCTGCCGGCGCAGCGAGATCGACTGGTTCCTCTATGGCATCCGCCACTTCATGCCCGAGGCCTGGCGCGATTTCGCCGAGCATATCCCGGCCTCCGAGCGCCACGACCTGCTGCGCGCCTATTACAAGCGGCTGACCGATCCCAATCCGGAGATCTATATGCCGGCGGCGAGGAAATGGTCGGTCTACGAGGCGCGCAGCTGCACGCTGCTGCCGAGCCCCGAGACGGTCGAAGCCTTCGCGAGCGACGTGGTGGCGCTCGGTATCGCGCGCATGGAAGCGCACTATTTTTCGCACGACATCTTCCTGCCCGACAATTTCCTGCTCGACAATATCGGCCGCATCCGCCAGATCCCGGCGGTGGTGGTGCAGGGACGCTACGATCTCGTCTGCCCGCCCGACACGGCCGACGACCTGCGGCGCGCCTGGCCGGAGGCGGAATACGTCATCGTGCCCGATGCCGGCCATTCGGCGATGGAGCCGGGCATCCGCGCCAACCTCGTCTCGGCGATGGACCGCTTCCGCAGCATCAAGTAA
- a CDS encoding thermonuclease family protein — translation MITPAWAEGPALPEAGLTALGQSPVVSVIDGDTLKLADGREVRLVGIQAPKLPLGRPNFPTWPLAEEAKAALERLAQGRTLKLFAGGTATDRYGRTLAQLEREDGLWIQAAMIRSGMARAYSFPDNRALATDLLGYEREARAAGRGIWSDPYYRVRKPTELGDATDSFQLVEGRVVSAAKPQSRLYLNFGTDWKTDFTVAIDAKALRLFKADGLDPLTWEGHRLRVRGWIKSFNGPLIDVTHPEQIEVLEE, via the coding sequence GTGATCACGCCGGCCTGGGCCGAGGGCCCGGCGCTGCCGGAAGCCGGCCTGACCGCGCTCGGGCAGAGTCCTGTCGTTTCCGTCATCGATGGCGACACGCTCAAGCTCGCGGATGGGCGCGAGGTGCGGCTGGTGGGCATCCAGGCCCCAAAATTGCCGCTGGGCCGGCCGAACTTCCCGACCTGGCCGCTGGCCGAGGAGGCGAAGGCGGCGCTCGAGCGTCTGGCGCAGGGGCGAACCCTCAAGCTCTTCGCCGGCGGCACGGCAACCGACCGCTATGGCCGCACGCTGGCGCAGCTCGAGCGCGAGGACGGGCTCTGGATCCAGGCGGCCATGATCCGGTCGGGCATGGCGCGCGCCTACAGCTTTCCCGACAACCGGGCGCTGGCAACGGATCTCTTGGGGTATGAGCGCGAGGCGCGGGCGGCCGGGCGCGGCATCTGGAGCGATCCCTATTACCGCGTGCGCAAGCCCACGGAACTCGGCGACGCCACCGACAGTTTCCAGCTGGTCGAGGGCCGCGTGGTGAGCGCCGCCAAGCCGCAATCGCGCCTCTATCTCAACTTCGGCACCGACTGGAAGACCGACTTCACGGTCGCCATCGACGCCAAGGCGCTCAGGCTGTTCAAGGCCGACGGTCTCGATCCCCTGACCTGGGAAGGGCATCGCCTGCGCGTCCGCGGCTGGATAAAATCCTTCAACGGCCCCCTGATCGACGTGACGCACCCCGAACAGATCGAGGTCCTCGAGGAATGA
- a CDS encoding M48 family metalloprotease: MTLFLGNPALRRLAAAALLLAGSLLAGCTTNPATGESSFTGFMSTSEENKIGAQSHPEILKEFGGAYGTPQLQAYIQNLGTSLAANSERKDVKYTFTVLNSPIVNAFAVPGGYIYITRGLLALANNEAEVAGVLSHEIGHITARHSAQRYSQGMLAQIGLVGLSILTGGTGLSDLAGYGAQAWLQSYSRDQEFQADELGVRYISRASYDPQAMASFLQSLEDDAKLEATIEGHPETADQFNIMQTHPRTTDRVQRAIAEAKATTPVPSPRLERDAYLQQIDGIIYGDDPSQGVTRGRHFSHPDLRLAFDAPAGFQLANGSDAVQGLGPNNQALVFDGGRVSGAGGMADYIQNSWAKSIRLQSLESTTINGMEAATATASGNTSQGQVFVRLVAIRYDAGTIYRFIYLCPVSVAASADAGFRQSAASFRKLSAAEAAEIKPLRVRLVTVKPGDTVSSLARQMAFEDYQEQRFRVLNGLTAGQGLTAGQHVKLIVE, from the coding sequence ATGACCCTCTTTCTCGGAAATCCGGCCCTCCGCCGTCTGGCTGCCGCCGCCCTTCTCCTCGCCGGATCGCTCCTGGCCGGTTGCACCACCAATCCCGCCACCGGCGAATCCAGCTTCACCGGCTTCATGTCGACCTCCGAGGAGAACAAGATCGGGGCGCAGAGCCACCCGGAGATCCTCAAGGAGTTCGGCGGCGCCTACGGCACGCCCCAGCTCCAGGCCTATATCCAGAATCTCGGCACCAGCCTTGCGGCCAATTCCGAGCGCAAGGACGTCAAATACACCTTCACGGTGCTGAACTCGCCCATTGTCAACGCCTTCGCGGTGCCGGGCGGCTATATCTACATCACGCGCGGCCTGCTGGCGCTCGCCAACAACGAGGCCGAGGTGGCGGGCGTGCTGTCGCACGAGATCGGCCATATCACCGCCCGCCATTCGGCGCAGCGCTACAGCCAGGGCATGCTGGCGCAGATCGGCCTGGTGGGCTTGAGCATCCTCACCGGCGGCACGGGGCTCAGCGATCTTGCCGGCTATGGCGCCCAGGCCTGGCTGCAGAGCTATTCGCGCGACCAGGAGTTCCAGGCCGACGAGCTCGGCGTGCGCTATATCTCGCGCGCGAGCTACGACCCGCAGGCGATGGCCTCCTTCCTGCAGAGCCTCGAGGACGACGCCAAGCTCGAGGCGACGATCGAGGGCCATCCCGAGACCGCCGACCAGTTCAACATCATGCAGACCCACCCGCGCACGACCGACCGCGTCCAGCGCGCGATCGCCGAGGCCAAGGCGACCACCCCCGTCCCCAGCCCCAGGCTGGAGCGCGACGCCTATCTGCAGCAGATCGACGGCATCATCTATGGCGACGACCCTTCGCAGGGCGTCACCCGCGGCCGGCATTTCTCGCATCCCGATCTGCGCCTCGCTTTCGATGCGCCGGCGGGCTTCCAGCTCGCCAACGGCAGCGACGCGGTCCAGGGGCTGGGGCCGAACAACCAGGCCCTGGTCTTCGATGGCGGGCGCGTCAGCGGCGCCGGCGGCATGGCCGACTATATCCAGAACAGCTGGGCCAAGAGCATCAGGCTGCAGAGCCTCGAAAGCACGACCATCAACGGCATGGAAGCCGCCACGGCGACCGCGTCGGGCAACACCAGCCAGGGCCAGGTCTTCGTGCGGCTGGTGGCGATCCGCTACGATGCCGGCACGATCTACCGCTTCATCTATCTCTGCCCGGTGAGCGTCGCCGCGTCGGCCGATGCGGGCTTCCGCCAGTCGGCTGCGAGCTTCCGCAAGCTCTCCGCTGCCGAGGCGGCGGAGATCAAGCCGCTGCGGGTGCGTCTCGTCACGGTGAAGCCCGGCGACACCGTATCCTCCCTCGCCAGGCAGATGGCTTTCGAGGATTATCAGGAGCAGCGGTTCCGGGTGCTGAACGGCCTGACCGCCGGTCAGGGCCTTACCGCGGGCCAGCACGTGAAGCTGATTGTCGAGTAG
- a CDS encoding adenylate/guanylate cyclase domain-containing protein has protein sequence MSSSTITTTDEPVAASAPPLPAAASLPAVAAPKARRARWRPSILLVLMLGFGGLTAAAAGTLTFIGYDLAKRNTYELIALVSRSSASERLTAFHAAFDPAENAVRYLGGAIGRDELDPQNPRIASIMEGIVAAAPQLGFVAFVQPDLTLVGAGRVLSGLQTSRHNVQGWPELRLILREGESENGIVWHGAIYVPTLHDSFFIASWPVNRDQHYLGMVIAGVPLTALSGASTPGLAPGTVDFVLRGKGEVLAHPSLLGGTRGLSAEHPIPSTGDIGDPVLEAFENGGTSPLPAAQAFADLFGATVSVESGRYIVLYQSVTGYDSVPWRVGRYFPEAQATVVLNRLTYAILAGIIVLAVTLLFAFGLARIMSRGIGRLASAAHRIARLDFEGAQALPGSMLAELDRAANAFNAMRAGLLWFNLYVPRALVSRLMRAGDTKGLTPVDRELTVMFTDIVGFSSIGQRLTPPRLAAFLNRHFGMLAEAIEAEHGTVDKYIGDSVMAFWGAPADDPDHALHACRAALAIALKVKTDNDRRRRKKLNPVRLRIGVNTGMAVAGNIGAPGRVNYTLIGDAVNTAQRIEQAGHEVDDGSDTIILVSAATAAKLPPEIERHVVGAHVLKGMSGEHVLFRLILRE, from the coding sequence TTGTCGAGTAGCACGATCACCACAACCGACGAGCCCGTCGCAGCGTCCGCGCCGCCCCTGCCGGCGGCGGCATCCCTGCCGGCCGTCGCCGCTCCGAAGGCGCGGCGGGCGCGCTGGCGGCCCTCGATCCTGCTGGTGCTGATGCTGGGCTTCGGCGGCCTCACCGCCGCCGCCGCGGGCACGCTTACCTTCATCGGCTACGATCTCGCCAAGCGCAACACCTACGAATTGATCGCCCTCGTCTCCCGATCCTCGGCGAGCGAGCGCCTCACGGCCTTCCATGCCGCGTTCGATCCGGCCGAGAATGCGGTCCGCTATCTCGGCGGCGCCATCGGGCGCGACGAGCTGGATCCGCAGAACCCGCGAATCGCGAGCATCATGGAAGGCATCGTGGCCGCCGCGCCGCAGCTGGGGTTTGTCGCGTTCGTCCAGCCCGATCTGACGCTGGTCGGCGCGGGACGGGTTCTCTCCGGCCTGCAGACGAGCCGGCACAACGTGCAGGGCTGGCCGGAGCTGCGCCTGATCCTGCGCGAGGGCGAGAGCGAGAACGGCATCGTCTGGCATGGGGCTATCTACGTGCCCACGCTCCATGACAGCTTCTTCATCGCTTCCTGGCCGGTGAACCGCGACCAGCACTATCTCGGCATGGTCATCGCCGGCGTGCCGCTGACGGCGCTCTCCGGCGCCTCGACCCCCGGCCTTGCGCCGGGAACGGTGGATTTCGTCCTGCGCGGAAAAGGCGAGGTGCTGGCCCATCCGTCGCTGCTCGGCGGCACGCGCGGCCTGTCGGCGGAGCATCCGATCCCCTCCACCGGCGATATCGGCGATCCGGTTCTCGAGGCCTTCGAGAACGGCGGGACCTCGCCCCTTCCCGCGGCCCAGGCCTTTGCCGATCTCTTCGGCGCCACCGTCTCGGTGGAAAGCGGGCGCTATATCGTTCTCTACCAGTCGGTCACCGGCTATGACAGCGTTCCCTGGCGGGTCGGCCGCTACTTTCCGGAAGCGCAGGCCACCGTGGTCCTCAATAGGCTGACCTATGCCATCCTCGCCGGCATCATCGTGCTGGCCGTGACCCTGCTCTTCGCCTTCGGCCTCGCCCGCATCATGTCGCGCGGCATCGGCCGGCTGGCCTCGGCGGCGCATCGCATCGCCCGGCTCGATTTCGAGGGCGCGCAGGCGCTCCCCGGCAGCATGCTGGCCGAACTGGACCGCGCGGCCAACGCCTTCAACGCCATGCGCGCCGGCCTGCTCTGGTTCAACCTTTATGTGCCGCGCGCGCTGGTGAGCCGGCTGATGCGCGCCGGCGACACCAAGGGGCTGACACCCGTCGATCGCGAATTGACCGTGATGTTCACGGATATCGTCGGATTCTCGTCGATCGGCCAGCGCCTCACGCCGCCGCGCCTCGCCGCCTTCCTCAACCGCCATTTCGGCATGCTGGCGGAGGCGATCGAGGCGGAACATGGCACCGTCGACAAATATATCGGCGATTCCGTGATGGCGTTCTGGGGCGCGCCGGCCGACGACCCCGATCACGCGCTGCATGCCTGCCGGGCCGCCCTTGCCATCGCGCTCAAGGTCAAGACCGACAACGACCGGCGCCGGCGCAAGAAGCTCAACCCGGTGCGGTTGCGCATCGGCGTCAATACCGGCATGGCCGTCGCCGGCAATATCGGCGCGCCGGGTCGCGTCAACTACACGCTGATCGGCGATGCGGTGAACACCGCCCAGCGCATCGAGCAGGCGGGCCACGAGGTCGATGACGGCAGCGACACCATCATCCTGGTCAGCGCCGCGACAGCCGCGAAACTACCGCCCGAGATCGAGCGCCATGTCGTGGGCGCGCATGTCCTCAAGGGCATGAGCGGCGAGCATGTGCTGTTCCGGCTGATCCTGCGGGAGTGA
- a CDS encoding oxidoreductase, with product MTQTFPNLFTPVKVGSKTLKHRLNFGAHTANMSEGGLPVDRHLGYYSERARGGAAMIVVEPVPPHRTGVLTRGNFRQGDDAVIPHFRRITDACHAFGTVMIQQIYHVGAHGDWDNSFEANWSPSGLPSMHDSDGSHAVSESEIEELVEGFGQAARRARDAGFDGCELMAAYNALIEQFWSPFSNRREDRFGGNFEKRMAFSAAVLDRIRKYAGPDFVIGMAISVDPSRPDVLSVADQQAIAAWHDARGLYDYVTVGTGSYFDHTRIIPAFLYEDKMGPPFAEAIRQAVKTVKVQAESHIRTPENADYVIASGQADMVSIVRGQIADPHLANKAREGRAADIRPCISCNQMCWGRRSRDYWISCLINPSAGREFQWGGDRFTPAAKPRRVLVVGGGPAGLEAARAAAERGHRVTLVEAADKLGGQFRLAGMQPRRAQILDLLGWYEGQLEKLQVEIRLNSPIDEAEVKAFGADAVVLATGSQPARNGYQRALPTVERLPGVEKPNVFAVEDVMGRAARLGERILLLDDSGNWRGAGTAWAMAEQGHQVTLLTPDSMVGREISRTGSEYPMRKRLRGAGVEFITDAAVGEWHGDGATILDLLAGGSRWLPFDTLVLATANVSENGLARALGGSGLECHAIGDGLAPRHAAAAIYEGRKLGRAL from the coding sequence ATGACCCAAACCTTTCCGAATCTCTTCACGCCGGTGAAGGTCGGCAGCAAGACCCTCAAGCACCGGCTCAATTTCGGCGCCCATACCGCGAACATGAGCGAGGGCGGCCTGCCGGTGGACCGGCATCTGGGCTATTACAGCGAACGCGCCCGGGGCGGGGCCGCCATGATCGTGGTCGAGCCGGTGCCGCCGCACCGCACCGGCGTGCTGACCCGCGGCAATTTCCGCCAGGGCGACGACGCCGTGATCCCGCATTTCCGGCGCATCACCGACGCCTGCCACGCATTCGGCACGGTGATGATCCAGCAGATCTACCATGTCGGCGCCCATGGCGACTGGGACAACTCCTTCGAGGCCAACTGGTCGCCCTCGGGCCTGCCCTCGATGCATGATTCCGACGGCAGCCACGCGGTCAGCGAATCCGAGATCGAGGAGCTGGTCGAGGGCTTCGGCCAGGCCGCGCGCCGTGCCCGGGACGCGGGCTTCGACGGTTGCGAGCTGATGGCGGCCTACAACGCCCTCATCGAGCAGTTCTGGTCGCCCTTCAGCAACCGGCGCGAGGACCGCTTCGGCGGCAACTTCGAGAAGCGGATGGCCTTCTCGGCGGCCGTGCTCGACCGGATCCGGAAATATGCGGGCCCCGATTTCGTGATCGGCATGGCGATCAGCGTCGATCCCTCGCGGCCCGATGTGCTCTCGGTCGCCGACCAGCAGGCGATCGCCGCCTGGCACGACGCGCGGGGCCTTTATGACTATGTCACCGTCGGCACCGGCAGCTATTTCGACCATACGCGGATCATCCCGGCTTTCCTCTACGAGGACAAGATGGGCCCGCCCTTCGCCGAGGCGATCCGCCAGGCGGTGAAGACGGTCAAGGTCCAGGCCGAGAGCCATATCCGCACGCCGGAGAACGCGGATTACGTGATCGCTTCGGGCCAGGCGGACATGGTCTCGATCGTGCGCGGCCAGATCGCCGATCCGCATCTCGCCAACAAGGCGCGCGAGGGCCGCGCCGCCGACATCCGTCCTTGCATCTCCTGCAACCAGATGTGCTGGGGCCGGCGCTCGCGCGACTATTGGATCTCCTGCCTGATCAATCCCTCGGCGGGGCGCGAGTTCCAGTGGGGCGGGGACCGCTTCACGCCGGCCGCGAAGCCGCGCCGCGTCCTGGTGGTGGGCGGCGGGCCTGCCGGCCTCGAGGCGGCCCGCGCCGCGGCCGAGCGCGGTCATCGCGTGACGCTGGTCGAGGCGGCCGACAAACTCGGGGGTCAGTTCCGTCTCGCCGGAATGCAGCCGCGCCGCGCGCAGATCCTGGATCTCCTCGGCTGGTACGAGGGCCAGCTCGAGAAGCTGCAGGTCGAGATCCGGCTCAACAGCCCGATCGACGAGGCGGAGGTCAAGGCGTTCGGCGCCGACGCGGTGGTGCTGGCGACGGGCTCCCAGCCGGCGCGCAACGGCTATCAGCGCGCCCTGCCGACGGTCGAGCGCCTGCCCGGCGTCGAGAAGCCCAACGTGTTCGCGGTCGAGGACGTCATGGGCCGCGCCGCGCGGCTGGGCGAGCGGATTCTCCTGCTTGACGACAGCGGCAACTGGCGCGGCGCCGGCACCGCCTGGGCGATGGCGGAACAGGGTCACCAGGTCACGCTCCTGACGCCGGATTCGATGGTGGGGCGGGAGATCTCGCGCACCGGCAGCGAGTACCCGATGCGCAAGCGGCTGCGCGGCGCGGGCGTCGAGTTCATCACCGACGCCGCGGTCGGCGAATGGCATGGCGACGGCGCCACGATCCTCGATCTCCTCGCCGGCGGCTCGAGATGGCTGCCCTTCGACACGCTGGTGCTGGCCACTGCCAATGTCTCCGAGAATGGCCTCGCCCGGGCGCTCGGGGGATCGGGCCTCGAATGCCATGCGATCGGCGACGGCCTCGCGCCGCGTCACGCTGCCGCCGCGATCTACGAGGGACGCAAGCTCGGGCGGGCGCTTTGA
- a CDS encoding CarD family transcriptional regulator, with amino-acid sequence MPAKPHKPLEDVTFRAGDHVVYPTHGVGKVLGIESQEISGHSLQVITVHFEKDRMTLRVPVSKARNSGLRRLSSRKVMDTALQTLKGRSRVKRTMWSRRAQEYEAKINSGDPVSIAEVVRDLHRNADQPDQSYSERQIYQAALDRLVRELAAVEDIDEQSATQRLEQLLKAA; translated from the coding sequence GTGCCGGCCAAGCCGCACAAGCCGCTCGAGGATGTCACCTTCCGCGCGGGCGACCATGTGGTCTATCCGACCCATGGCGTCGGCAAGGTGCTGGGCATCGAGAGCCAGGAGATCTCCGGCCATAGCCTGCAGGTCATCACGGTCCATTTCGAGAAGGACAGGATGACCCTGCGCGTGCCGGTCTCGAAGGCGCGCAACTCCGGTCTGCGCCGCCTGTCGAGCCGCAAGGTGATGGACACGGCGCTGCAGACGCTGAAGGGCCGCTCGCGCGTGAAGCGGACCATGTGGAGCCGCCGCGCGCAGGAGTACGAGGCGAAGATCAACTCCGGCGATCCGGTCTCGATCGCCGAGGTGGTGCGCGATCTGCATCGCAATGCCGATCAGCCCGATCAGTCTTACAGCGAGCGCCAGATCTACCAGGCGGCGCTCGACCGTCTGGTGCGCGAGCTCGCCGCGGTCGAGGACATCGACGAGCAGTCCGCGACCCAGCGCCTGGAGCAGCTGCTGAAGGCTGCTTGA
- the fdxA gene encoding ferredoxin FdxA gives MTYVVTEACIRCKYMDCVEVCPVDCFYAGENMLVIHPDECIDCGVCEPECPADAILPDTEQGLEKWIELNRQYAEQWPNITRKGEAPADADQFKGVDGKFDKYFSPNPDKG, from the coding sequence ATGACCTACGTCGTCACCGAAGCCTGCATCCGATGCAAGTATATGGATTGCGTCGAGGTGTGCCCGGTGGACTGCTTCTATGCCGGCGAGAACATGCTCGTGATCCATCCGGACGAGTGCATCGATTGCGGCGTCTGCGAGCCGGAATGCCCCGCCGATGCCATCCTGCCCGATACGGAGCAGGGCCTGGAAAAGTGGATCGAGCTCAACCGCCAGTATGCGGAACAATGGCCGAACATCACCCGGAAGGGCGAGGCCCCGGCCGACGCCGACCAGTTCAAAGGCGTGGACGGCAAGTTCGACAAATATTTCAGCCCCAATCCCGACAAGGGATAA
- a CDS encoding tellurite resistance TerB family protein, with protein sequence MRVDAGLDSPRRIAAIDRKILNLPRVAPAPRGVLGKPVISRIKALLAGLDPKQPSPQDEDLVFAVTMLLAEAARMDQRVDPAERQVIERRLGQRFGLTAEAARAELDRALASAETGNRFFAFTQQVKNGTTPEERVKLIEMLWEVIYADGRLDPYEDNLMRRLAGLFDLSDAENGAARKRVLARLQDEGRKGPGSPRGVLATDH encoded by the coding sequence ATGAGGGTTGATGCCGGCCTCGATTCTCCACGCCGGATCGCGGCAATTGACCGCAAAATCCTCAACTTGCCCAGGGTTGCGCCTGCTCCGAGGGGCGTGCTAGGCAAGCCCGTGATCAGCCGCATCAAGGCATTGCTGGCGGGCCTGGACCCGAAGCAACCGTCGCCGCAGGACGAGGATCTCGTCTTCGCCGTGACGATGTTGCTGGCCGAAGCGGCGCGCATGGATCAGCGCGTCGATCCGGCCGAACGGCAGGTGATCGAGCGACGCTTGGGACAGCGCTTCGGTTTGACCGCCGAGGCCGCCCGTGCCGAGCTCGACCGGGCGCTCGCTTCGGCGGAGACGGGTAACCGCTTCTTCGCCTTCACCCAGCAGGTCAAGAACGGCACCACACCCGAGGAACGGGTGAAACTGATTGAGATGCTGTGGGAAGTGATCTATGCCGACGGGCGTCTCGATCCCTATGAGGACAACCTGATGCGGCGCCTGGCCGGCCTCTTCGACCTGTCCGATGCGGAGAACGGCGCCGCGCGCAAACGCGTGCTGGCGCGTCTGCAGGACGAGGGCCGCAAAGGCCCGGGCTCCCCGCGCGGCGTCCTCGCCACCGACCATTGA
- a CDS encoding RNA-binding S4 domain-containing protein, giving the protein MTAPVPSAPEAPSLRLDKWLWQARFCKSRSLASKLCVAGQIRLAPASQVEGGALAAGVPTLVAPTLVAPTLVAKPSQTVRPGDVLTFALAGQVRVIRILKLGERRGPAPEARTLYQDLTPPQSRISQEPGPGTRAPGSGRPTKRERRALDRLQEDEG; this is encoded by the coding sequence ATGACCGCCCCGGTTCCGTCCGCTCCCGAGGCCCCGTCGCTGCGCCTCGACAAATGGCTCTGGCAGGCGCGGTTCTGCAAGAGCCGGAGCCTGGCGAGCAAGCTCTGCGTTGCCGGCCAGATCCGTCTCGCCCCCGCCAGTCAGGTCGAGGGCGGTGCGCTTGCGGCCGGCGTTCCCACCCTCGTCGCCCCCACCCTCGTCGCCCCCACCCTCGTCGCCAAGCCCAGCCAGACGGTGCGGCCGGGCGATGTGCTGACCTTTGCGCTGGCGGGCCAGGTGCGCGTGATCCGGATTTTGAAGCTTGGCGAGCGGCGGGGACCGGCGCCCGAGGCGCGCACCCTCTATCAGGACCTGACCCCGCCCCAGTCCCGCATCAGCCAGGAACCGGGTCCTGGCACGCGCGCGCCCGGGAGCGGGCGACCCACGAAACGGGAGCGCCGCGCGCTGGATCGCCTGCAGGAGGATGAGGGTTGA